The region ATCTGCAAGGTGTTATAAAATGCCAGATGGAAGAAGCTGCTCAACTTGATTTTGGTACTGACCCAGAGCCAAGGAAGGAAATAGTCCTATTTGATAAACCAACAAGAGGAACCACTGTtgagaaattcaaagaaatggTTTATGgtctttttaaagtaagtatatgcttatttattctgttttgacagaaaggcttatttttctgcagctggagagaatgCCCTATTGTATGAGCCTTGTTCAAGTGCATGTTAGAAAAAGAATCAGCACAAAAAGTTTTTCCCAGAGGTGCTTATCTCGAAGTTTGAAGTAACTAATGATcaggttttttccttactttttaaCAGGTGGAAACTCGTATGCATCTTGCATGTCTACAGCTTTCACTTCTATTTGTATAGAaaatatggtaaaaaaaaaaaagtttgggtttggtttttttttttttgctgctttcgGTGTTATTGTAACCAAGTACAAAGACTGAAGCACGATTTGAAAACTCTTCATGCTTGGGAACAGTTACTATGTCAACTGAGCAGCAGGAATCTCTCTAACCAGAATGACCAGCCATGCTTCTCCCAGTGCTTTCTGTGTTATATTAATGTGATACTTACTTCTATTGCCTTAATGCTACCCCAGAATTTTCATAATATACAGTAATTACTTTGATGCTATGCCGATActgatttggggttttctttcttaaaattctcTTGCTATTGTCATAGCTCCTCTGTCTCCAGTGATGGAAATAATGCTGTTCTAGCTGAGTGagcatgtgtgtatacatgcacacacatataacTACGTAAAGCTGATGATAGTTGTCATGCATTACAGTAGCTTTGTCTCCAAGAATGGGTGAGCAGCAGGTGTTTTAGAGTAGTTTTTAGGAGAATTTGGGAAAAATTTGGGTGGTAGTTGAAAATGCAACAGTCCTGATTCCAGAAATGGCTTCTTTCTCTGTATTGATACAATGGAGGTGGTTATatcaaataacaaaattaaGTATTTCAGTACACTAGCATGTGGGATTTGTACCCAGTATGTCTTGGTACTTTTTATAGCTGGCCAAAATGTAGTTGATACCACAATTTTTCTACACCTGTAAGGTTTAATCAGCTGAAAACTAAACCTGATCTAAACATTGGAATTCTACATACTTTTTCTAAGAGAATATTTAACAAGCTACTTGATATGATTTCTCTAAAGACTGATCTGACCAAGAACAATGTTTGAACTTTAATGGTTGCATTTTGAAGTGCAAAGAACACTAGTACTCTCAGAAGATCATATACTTGGtgcctttgaaaacagaacaaaaaggaagcTCTTCAGGCATCTGATAGCAAGTCCTGTAACATCTATAACCAATGAAAACTAGAATATAATGTACCCTACCATACTATCCATAGGAGGAGAATAACAGGAGGTAGAATGACAGGTGGATTGGTGGTAGTTAATGAAATCATActtaatctttttcatttgttgctTTTAGGCAAAATTGGGTGAACAAGGAAATCTTTCAGAACTGGTTAATCTCATCCTATCTTTTGCTGATGGAAACAAAGATGGTAGAGTTTCTTTGCCAGAGGCGAAATCTGCATGGGCACTTCTGCAGCTAGATGAGTTTCTGTTAATGGCGATCTTGCAGGATAAAGAACATACTCCCAAGTTGATGGGTTTTTGTGGGGATCTCTATGTGACTGAAAGAGTTGAATATACCTCCCTCTATGGAATCAGCCTTCCATGGGTTATAGAACTTTTCATTCCCTCTGGCTTCCGAAGAAGCATGGACCAATGGTTTACTCCATCATGGccaagaaaggcaaaaatagctATAGGGCTTTTAGAATTTGTGGAAGATATTTTCCATGGACCTTATGGAAACTTTCTTATGTGTGATACAAGTGCCAAAAACTTGGGATATAATGATAAATATGATTTGAAAGTAATGGACATGAGAAAAATTGTGCCAGAAATGAATttgaaggaaataattaaagatCGTCAGTGTGAATCAGATTTGGACTGTATTTATGGTACAGACTGTAGAACTCTGTGTgaccaaagcaaaatgagatgtACCACAGAAGTAATTCAGCCAAACTTGGCAAAAGCCTGTCAGCTACTTAAAGACTACCTGCTTCGTGGTGCTCCTTCCGATATCCATGAAGAACTAGAAAAACAACTGTACTTGTGTATTGCCCTTAAAGTCACAGCAAATCAGATGGAAATGGAGCATTCTTTAATACTCAATAACTTAAAAACTTTACTGTGGAAGAAAATTTCCCATACAAATGATTCTTAGCTTCTCTACCAGCAGAAGATAATATTGATGCCTGCCTCTAGAGGTGGCCTACCCCATTTGATAAAAATtatctgcagcattttttaaagatgtttctttaCTCGGATTTCATTAATGGCTCTAACTTGCCCTTCAGTCAGTATCTTATGACAGGGCTTCTCAAAGAATGAACATGCCACTGAATGATCGAGCAGAGGCCAGCAGCACTTCTGGTGTTCCAGTGGTGTGTTATGGAAACAAAAACCCTGCATGCTTGACTGTTCTGTGCACTTTGTCAGATCTTGAACAGGATGAAAGTATTCACTGTGCCACCACATCAACTGATGGAACATCTTACAATTCTGTGAAAATCATTGCTCACTTGTGAAATATctgcaaaagatttttattcCAAGTAGTTTTATGAAGAACCACCACTACTGCAAATAATGTGTCTGAGTCCAAGCTGCTGTTGTGAATAAACTGAACTGTGAGATTGAAGTTTACTAATACCTTGGCATGGCAGAATTTGCACATTTATAACTTTTAAACTGTGgaaaattagaattttattCTAGAGCTGACAGGTTGTAATATGAGACTTAAATGAGATTCTGTTTACACCTTGTTACCTCATGCTTACATCTTGAATGTTTTAGTTCAACACTTTTTAATTAAGTCCTTATACAGTGAACCATGTTGGGAGCCAAGAATTTTAGAATATgttatttcttaaaatcatGTGTATAGTCTAGCAGCAATATCAACATCTGtttcaaaaaatgtaattattgtACTTCAGTTGAAACCTTTAACCCAAATTAAGCTGTAGCAAATATTGGAAAGTAAGGAGTTTGTGGACTAAGCTATTGTGTCAGAACTGAagttaattgatttttaaaaatactgagagCAGAAATGtccaaagttaaaaaaagaagcttggATACTGTAGAAATCTGCTGTATGACATGTGAAACAAGTAATAGTTGTGAATGCAGTCTTGACTCTTTACTGTCCCTCCAAATTTAGCTACAGAATGGTACTTAAATCGTCTTGAACTATTGCAGAAGTATGTAAGTGAGAGCTAGACCTGGAAGACACAAGCTAGATTGTTCAGGATCGTGGAATATTGCTTAAATGGGAGCCTATGAGATAGTAACAATTAGGAATGAGGTGGAACATAAATTAACTGTAGTGTGTTACTATTCTTTTTCTCTAGTAGCATCTGAGAGTCATTTTTAAGTCTCAAGTCATGAGTAAATAAACACTATCTGATCCTGCCACTCCACATGGCATGACCACTGTACCACCTTTAATCTGCATCCCTGTTGTTTCTCAGATCTACATCTATGTTTGCAGTTATGCAGAATTGGATGTCCAAAAACACCTTAATACTGTGCTCAATACTTATCTGTTAATGTTTGATTTATAAATGCTTTAGGTATGAAGTAGTTCAAGGAcaagctttatttaaatatttgaaaggttGTTAATTGCTTTAGGTATCCTGTATTAAATCCATTCCTTGAATGATTAAACTGAAGTACAGGACTAACAAAGTCACTTTTCCAAATATATGTAATATTATGCAGCTTGGGTTAAGAGTGTACTGTTTTGTAAACATCAGCTTTTTAGTTTAAGAATTACTCTGCTAATGCTAATTATTGTCTCTAACTTGATAATGTCCTCCAACCACAAGCTAATAAGTATTTGTAGCCAGCAATGCACTCAAGTGTAAAGTGGTCATGTTCTTGGTGGAAAAATCTGACTAATTGCTACTAGGTTTTGGGCAGAGATGATTATTGAACCCAAAATGATGCTGGGTATTTTAAACAActggaaaacatgtttaataATGCAGTTTGTTGTATAGaaccttcatttttattgctgttgcaTCAAGTTGGAGctttcattggaaaaaaaatacacttttgttTACAATAAATCACaggcctccttttctctttcaatagTGGTACTTACCATCTATCAACatcttaaagcaaaacattccTCCATGTAGCCTACTTGACTCATGTTTTAACTGTGCAAGCAACTTCAGGAAGTCTAATGGGAAACAAATAAATTAGAAACTAATTTATGAAACTATGAAACTGAgatgtaggagaaaaaaaagggataggGGCAAGTCAAGGCCTCTGTAATTAAGCATGTATATGCAACCTAAAAGTGAATTCTCTTGTCTGATCACTAAATGTGAAGTATTCATCTTAAGACAGTACCTGTTTCAGTAGCAGCTAGAGCTTAGAGCTGAGTCTATGGAACTACTTACTTCAGTTACTGGAGGAAGCTAAACTACTTCAATTAGACATGTATTCCTGTATCAGCTACGGTTAAGTCACAGTAGGGAAAGCATTGCcatttgtgtttctgaaagcCTAAGGCTGCCTTTGGGCAGAGGCTTTAGAACCAACATGACGactactgttttttcttaagctaCATACAGATTGCCCCATAACATTAAgtatactgaaagaaaaatggtgaaagaCATGTAaagccctttttaaaaatctaaaatcttTTTGCAGCAAGTTCTTGTATCTAGTCTTTGATACTAGTCACAccaaaaattaatcaaattgATTTCCCTTTCTTATGGGAATAATCCTAATGCAGcagctttggttttgaagtCTGGcacctctcttctcctctgtgaAGGAGTTCAATTCATACAGTactttgaaagggaaaaaaccttaAGGCTACAGAATACCTGGatcataaaaaatattctgcatttttataagATATATTAATAAGCCAGTCTTACACAGTTGCTTACTCAATAAATTTATTGCCACTTTTTCCAAAGCTTCATAGAAAATTGTGGAAGTTGTCTTAACTATCAGCTGCGCGCTCCTGGGCCCTGAGAAAGCTAGCCTTCTTCTGAGCAACACGATCTTTCTTCTGAGCAAGGGACATCTTGGGACAGTTCCATCTGCAATGTAAGCACAGTGTATGATATATCCAAGgcagaaataagcaaaaaggTGGTCAAGAAAGCTGCAGTGTATCAGAACTGGGATTAAGATCACTATGCTATAACATATTCCCACTTTTGTAACATGCTTTATTTCCTCATAATGATTTAAGGCTGTAGTTAGGGCACCACAAAAAGGCATAGTTAGACTGCAGCAGTTTAATTCCTCAAGAGGTATGCTCAGTACTCTTTTGTGACTAGAGTCACAAATAGACAGTATCAAGCCCAATGCAATAGCTGTGCCttgatttctttcctcccagaCCCCTGAAAAGTCAAAATAGCTTACTATTGACAAATTAGTCAGCCTGCCCTCACctgaagagaagcagctttCCCACTGAAAACACTAAGACCTGACGATACACACTTAAGAGTTCCAGCTATTCAGGCCACAAGCATGCTCcacttctaaaatttttttcagatagttGAGAGCTCTTAAATTTTAGATTCCTACTGCTGAAGTTAACTCCTGACAAAGTTATAGAGAAATGCTTGTATCTTAATCTGATCTAAAACACATGTGACTTGACACAACTGCAATGTGAATTACATTACTTGTTTTAATGTAACTAAAATATCTTCAACGTGAATGTTGAAGATGAGTTTTACCTCTTTTTCTTGACTTCTCTCTTGGGTTTCTTTTCATGGACTGGATTATCCCGTATAGCAGCATGGGCTTTTTTATACATTTcttccatcttaaaaaaaaaaaaaaaaaaaaattaaattctccGTAGTGGTCCAGTTGTATGATCATATCAAAAATCCAAGACACGCTTACCAGAGCATGCACTAGAAATAGGTTTCATCACAGTCCAGCTTGTAATGTTGTGTGGTTGcctttaaaacactttcttcaTACAGAAGATCACTGCCACAGCATACTAAAATTCCTACTATTACTATGATACAATTTAAATATCCAAACCCACACCTTAAGACacaaaatggagaaagtaattttatcCTTATTTTACAGTTAGGCAACCAAGGCCATAGAGTAACTACAGACTGCTTACAAGTCTCATAAATACAGGCTAGCATCTTGCAGTTGAAATACTATTTCCTCTGAAGCCTACTTTCAGTGCCATAGCTTCcctacatttaaattaaaaggcagTCTAGAAAGTTACTAAACCAAAATTATTCCACACAAACTCTGTAATCAGACATGTAATCTTACCACTTTTCAGACCCTACTGTAGCACACATTACAAAGCTGCTTAgtaagagggaaaaaggaagttGTAAAAGCAGCTACAGATTAACAAGTCTTGCAAGAACCATGACAGTCCCTACATCGTCCCCAAGGATGCAATAATGCTGCTCTGTCCCGAAGACAACTATGGCGCCATAATGGCACCAATTTTAAGAACATCTTTGCTAGTGGTTAATTAAGACCACTAGATCCCAGCTGTGAAAAATTTTCTAGATGTACAAAGAATAACCGTCTCACTATTGACATAAGTCCTGGACTCCATTGCAATACAAGCTATAAATATTGTTTGTTTAGTAAAATAGATGAAGTTGGCATTTACGATacattacttatttttttgtaaagactAAGTTACAAAAAATTAGCAATTAGTTgagtttacaaaaaaacccaaaaccccacagcaaTAAAGGGATAAAGAACAAAAGTCTTCCATAGCCTAAAAAGGGGACATGAGAACGTTTGTTTCAGGCTTCAGGCCCACTAATTGGAGAAACCAAGCAAGAATATTACAGGCAGCAAAACAAGCCATCTGAAAGGAGTTTAACACTTAAAAGAAGCACCTTGGTCATCTTACATATCTTCTAGTGTTTTGTACAAAATACTCTAAAATTTAAAGTAGTACTAAAATAAGATGTATTACACTCTGTAGTTTCATGAGATGCTAGCTTCTACAACAGAGCTAGGTTGGGCTATTCTATATTCACCCGGGACCTAGAACTACCTATAGGTTCACACAAATCATAAACCAGATTTGACATAGAGCACATCCTCACAGTTGCAACcaccacagctgcagaaatgacAGGCTGTGGTG is a window of Gymnogyps californianus isolate 813 chromosome 8, ASM1813914v2, whole genome shotgun sequence DNA encoding:
- the DIPK1A gene encoding divergent protein kinase domain 1A isoform X1 encodes the protein MARRLFPGAWLRKPHYAQVRFSYTRMKYLFISWLVVFIGSWVMYVQYSTYTELCRGHDCRKIICDKYKTGVIDGSACSSLCAKETLYFGKCLSTKPNDQMYLGIWGNLQGVIKCQMEEAAQLDFGTDPEPRKEIVLFDKPTRGTTVEKFKEMVYGLFKAKLGEQGNLSELVNLILSFADGNKDGRVSLPEAKSAWALLQLDEFLLMAILQDKEHTPKLMGFCGDLYVTERVEYTSLYGISLPWVIELFIPSGFRRSMDQWFTPSWPRKAKIAIGLLEFVEDIFHGPYGNFLMCDTSAKNLGYNDKYDLKVMDMRKIVPEMNLKEIIKDRQCESDLDCIYGTDCRTLCDQSKMRCTTEVIQPNLAKACQLLKDYLLRGAPSDIHEELEKQLYLCIALKVTANQMEMEHSLILNNLKTLLWKKISHTNDS
- the DIPK1A gene encoding divergent protein kinase domain 1A isoform X2 is translated as MKYLFISWLVVFIGSWVMYVQYSTYTELCRGHDCRKIICDKYKTGVIDGSACSSLCAKETLYFGKCLSTKPNDQMYLGIWGNLQGVIKCQMEEAAQLDFGTDPEPRKEIVLFDKPTRGTTVEKFKEMVYGLFKAKLGEQGNLSELVNLILSFADGNKDGRVSLPEAKSAWALLQLDEFLLMAILQDKEHTPKLMGFCGDLYVTERVEYTSLYGISLPWVIELFIPSGFRRSMDQWFTPSWPRKAKIAIGLLEFVEDIFHGPYGNFLMCDTSAKNLGYNDKYDLKVMDMRKIVPEMNLKEIIKDRQCESDLDCIYGTDCRTLCDQSKMRCTTEVIQPNLAKACQLLKDYLLRGAPSDIHEELEKQLYLCIALKVTANQMEMEHSLILNNLKTLLWKKISHTNDS